gACTAGAATGATACGATCTGACAACTGCATTAGATGAAATATGCAATGTGCAGGACTAGCATGTCACTTCTCTTGAAAGTAATTTGAAGTTCCCACTCTATTACGTTCACTACCAGGTGAAAGTTGAGTGCACCATTGACAAGAGCGCTGCAATCCCCGGCGATAACATCGCAATCAATGCCGAGGTGTGCAACTGGACAGGGAAAGAAATAAGTCTCATTCAAGCCTCTATGATACTAGAAAGTCACTACTTTGCTGAAGGACACGAGATTGTATTTAGGttagtttgttttctttagttatGTTTGTTATGGAGTTTATGTGCTTGTCTCTTATGTAACAATGAGGAAAATATGGCGGATATTTTTGGTTGTGTAAGCTGAATAGaatctgatgaaaccacgagaggGTCTGAAGTAATTGAAGTTGATAAATACTGGTGTGAAATATGAAGACGGGAGACTGGCGAGAGATAGCAAGACGTAtattttgtagtgagttaggttttgtttaaatttatcattttatttgtgtgtcttttacctttttttttaccttcacttatcccttagtctgttggaccgttggggcaccatgcaagatttgtcaaccgtctttctccatttctctcagtcttttgccttagttagaacccctttcaatgacagacccgtccattcttttatgttgttttcccatcgctttctctgtctgcctcgtcttcttttccctggtactgttccctgaaggaaggtctttgcgagcccctaggaccttgtaatatggccatagatttttggcttgcgtttttttaaagatagctAGCAGATCATCATGAGGGTCCAATCGCCGCAGTaaacctgtctctaatctcttggtttgtggtGCGTTTTTtcaatgtgatacctaggatcctgtCTCTACATACCTTCAAGTTGAATCCgtgtctatttataaaaaagattGTCCACGTTTATTTCAAGTTctacattaaaattttaattcgcctacatcggtttagttgttcTAGTTGTTTGGAGCTATAAACCAACGAACAATGTTCACAGGCAATACACATAATATCAATACAAAATGTTCAAGCATTGGAAAAAAAACCTCAGCTTTTACTTTTAGAACAAATGGAAATTAATCATGTTTTGAATGCATGAAAAAGACAAAACTCAAATCTCTATTAGATTCATACACCATTTTATAAAGCGTGGTGATAATCTAAAAAGGTTAGCAATACGCAATCATTCACTACATTTATTCAACTTCTTATTATAGTTCCAGTTTTAATGCGACTTGTATTTAGGGTCAATTGCCCAAATCGATTGATGATTAATAAATTTTGTAGATAAACACAGTTATTGTTGATATGCAAGTACTTTCAAATCCAAattgaacgaaaaaaaaatatgtgtattaTTCCCACTATTTCAGACAATATCTCAGCAAGCGAGATGACGTGTATGACGTCAGCACGTTTCGAGGACGTCGATGGCGCAATGTTCTACTCCCAGTGCCTCCTTATCTCCCAGACTCCAGCCTGGAACACTGCAAGATCATGACACTCAGATACGTGTTCCAATTCAAGGTACGTACTCTTCCGTTCGCTGCCTCTCTGGTTGGTGACTTTAAATGCCGTTAGAGATTGGGCTTTCTCCGAACCTCCAAATGTATTTCTATTGGAACTTTTAAATACATGCTGACTTTAATGTTAAAATTATATTGTCTATATTAAATATCCTTGATATGGTAACCTTTGGgctacattaataaaaaaacaacaacaaaataacaagtaacaaagaagtttttttaaaaaatcctttaggaagctgttgttttttttttgctcccacttcagaccttgctatgatgttaaggtcatctgtgtctttggccaacagttaacgagcagggtgtcatgtggccagcacaacgaccaaccgcattatttccccaactaaagtcaggtacccaataaaTAGAGTTGGTGGGcttagaggcgccctaaaaatcccgaaattctaaatcccagtcttcactgaaattcaaacccgagactccagctttggaagccaaacgcttaaccactcagccaccgcaccccccttcctggggggggggagaattagggcggggtaaaaataaaaaaaaaacactattagttattaagagcaaaaaaaTCGTTCTTGCTAAAAGTCACCAGCTTCATACCAGAGGAATTGtctttaaatttatgtttttgtAATGTTTCTTCTTGTACGTGCAGGTGAGGATTGAAGGCAAGGAGGACATCGCCCTGGAAGCTCCTCTATATGTTGGCACACACTCGTCTCTCATTGGAAACCAGGGCAAGGATCTCCTACTGGGCAAGATGTGGCAGGGAATGGACACCCTGGAGGAAGAACGTTCTCGACAAAGTGAGCTCCCTTGGTATGGAGGCAGATCAATGTACACAGAGAGCGTCAATGGAGATTTCTTTGATCTCAGAAACTAATACAGATTTTGATATACTGTCATTTTGTGATGTTAAAAGATTTCGTGTAATCTTCAGTTTGGAATAAACATAAAACTGGTTCCACATATTATGAATGGCATATTTGAAGGAACGCTTTTAAATTGcaaattacaatttgtttgaTA
This genomic stretch from Biomphalaria glabrata chromosome 4, xgBioGlab47.1, whole genome shotgun sequence harbors:
- the LOC106078103 gene encoding arrestin domain-containing protein 2-like, whose translation is MSVEDLLIHFIYSEEDEQVRHNRQYFLPGEEMKGLVSLHLRTGVRTRGLTIHFLGMATVSWESPKKRKVYQASEIYLESAKPLLDIGYDSYVDLPSGLHQFGFRYQLPTNLPSTFNGVYGQVTYIAKVKLECEDERDTTITSEPFMVLRRPELSPEIYDEKTIKKSKFFVGLTTGKVKVECTIDKSAAIPGDNIAINAEVCNWTGKEISLIQASMILESHYFAEGHEIVFRQYLSKRDDVYDVSTFRGRRWRNVLLPVPPYLPDSSLEHCKIMTLRYVFQFKVRIEGKEDIALEAPLYVGTHSSLIGNQGKDLLLGKMWQGMDTLEEERSRQSELPWYGGRSMYTESVNGDFFDLRN